The Chloroflexota bacterium genome segment GGATTATGAGGTTGGATTGAGGTTGGGCAGGAGGGGGTGGAGGCCTTACAGCAGGCCCAGTTCGTGGGCGTGTTTCTCTACAACTTCAAATTCTAATGGCGGCCACGAGTGTAAAAGTAAATCAGCAACGTGCCCAGAGCCATCGCCACCAACACAATCAGCCCGGCCTCGGGACCAAACGCGCCGCCGGTGATAAGCTCCGGCCCGCTGACTGTCGAGCGAATGAGCCGGAACGTATCCAGCCCGCTCACCTGAAACCCGAAGATATTGCCTTCAAAATAATTCCAGCCCAGATGCAGGCCAATGGACATCCACAACTGGCGGGTATACAAGTAGGGCACGGCCAAAAAGACTCCGGCCAGCACCAACAACGCAATCGCCGTCACCGTCACATTCGGGTTCAGGCCGTGCAGGAGTCCGAATAACACGGATGAAACGATCACCCCCCAAACGAGGCCGCGCCCCTCGGCAATGTTTTGCAACCAGTAGCCCCGGCACAACAACTCTTCCGTCCACGCGCCCGCTAGAAAGATCAACAGCCAGACGAACAACTGAATGATGACTGTGAATAACGACTCCGTCGTCCACGCCATCGACTCGACTCGTAACCAACCCAGCGCCCACTCGATCACAAAGATCGCGCCCATAATCAGGCCGGCAATCACAAAGCCGGCGACTGCATCTTTTACCGCGTTGAGACGCGCAAAACCCAGACTCAAAATCGTCCGCCGATCCAAAAACCGGCGCGCTAAAAAGACCGTCACCGTCACCGCCAACACGAAAGCGCCCTGCCCCGTCGCCAGAACCACTATCTCCGGCGCACCCACCAACTGCGCCAACCCCGCCGGAATGCTAAACAGGAATATAGCCACAAACAGCGCCAGCCCATGAATGCCGATCCGCCAGCCGGTGCGCAACCGCCGCTCCTGTGGCTCTAAAAATACCCGCTCGACCAAAGGTCGTTCACTGGATTGAGATATAGTCATCGTCTCCTCGCTTTCTTTCCTCTTCGTGTAACTTCGTGGATCAAAATTAGTCAATCTCACAACCGTAAACACGCCTCAGCCGCCAGCCAGAACAGTTTCTCGCGGATCGAAGTGCGCTTGTCCCAGTGGCGCGAGTCCCACTGTTCGCTGTCCAGGTTATCGCCGCCGTAAAGAATTTGGGCAAAGGTCACGCCCCGAAACTGAGCGACGGCGAAGAAGGCGGCGGCTTCCATCTCAACCGTTAGACAGCCTTCTTCCTTCCGAAGTTTCACCTTGTCTGGCGTTTCGCGGTAAATGGCGTCGGTCGTCCACGTTTTGCCGACGATGTAATCAATGCCGTCCGCTTTCAGCGCCGCTTCAATCGCGACCACACCTTCCGGGCTGACGCTCACTTCGCGGCTCGGCGGCAGGTAGTGATACGACGTCCCTTCGTCGCGCACCGCTGACGTTGGCACCACCAGATGCCCGACGGCAATCTCACGATTGAGGACTCCAGCCCCGCCGCAGGCGATGAACTTCCTGCAACCGAGGGCGATCACTTCGTCCAAAAAAGCCGCCGCCAGCGGCGCGCCCACACCAGGATGAAAGGCCGCCAGCCGCCGCCCGTCCAGGTCAAGTTCGTAGATCGGGTTGTCGCCGATCTCACTTCTTTGGGTCGCTATCACTTTGAGCTTGCCATTCGCTCTCAACGTTTCAAACACATCGGCGAAGAAGCAGACCACGCAACGTTCAGGAATGGCAATCTTGTCGTGGATCAAGTGCGGCTCAAGGATGGCGTTGGGCGAAGGATCAAATTCAAGAATAGGATAAAGAGCTTGCATAGGTCAAATGATTCACCACCAAGGCACAAAGACTCGAAGCTTCACCAAGATACCTTTGTGTTCCTTCGTGCCGTCGTGTCTTTGTGGTGAAGTTTATGGCGACAATCTCTCAATCAACCAACGGTTATCACTGTGTCTTGTGTAACGCAAGCGGTCGTGTAAACGATCGGGGCGGCCCTGCCAAAATTCGATGGTTCGAGGCGAGAGGCGGTAGCCCCCCCAAAACGGCGGCAGAGGAATCTCGTGATCCTGATATTCAACCGTCAACGCTTTCAATCGTTCTTCCAACATTTCGCGATCCGAAATCACCTGGCTTTGACGCGACGCCCACGCGCCGAGGCGGCTACCTTCTGGCCGGCTCTTGAAGTACGACACGGATTCTTCGAGCGACACTTTGCTCACCGGGCCGGCCATCCGCACCTGCCGCTCCAGTTCGGCCCAATAAAACACCAGCGCCGCGTTCGGGTTCTCGGCCAGTTCGCGGCCCTTCTGGCTTTCGTAGTTGGTGAAGAAGACGAAGCCGCTCTCGTCGAAGCCTTTGAGCAGAACCATGCGGGCCGAGGGGAGGCCGTCTTTGGTGGCCGTCGCCAACGTCATGGCGTTTGGTTCGGTGAGGTTGGCCGCCACCGCCTGCTGAAACCATTTGCCAAATTGGGTGAAAGGGTTGGGAGCGAGATCGCTCTCGTTCAACCCGTCAAAGCTGTAGGTCTTGCGAAGATCAGAGGTGAGCATAATCCGCCGCCATTCCAAACGGTTCATCCTGCGGCGCGCGCGCCAGAACTCCGGCAACCATCAGCACCAGCAAAATCCAAACCGTGTCTGCCAACAATAAGTGAACAATCTGCATCCATACCGGCGCGAGCAGGAAGACGTTAATCAGGCCGGCGGCCCACTGAGCCACGACCATCCCGATTAGAGCCATTGCCAGCCGTTTCACTTTCCGATCATGGCTGGTGAAACCGTACAGGCTGGCGACGACTATCAGGTGCAACCCGACAGCAATGGCAATAAAAGGGTGATAGGTTCGCAGACGAAGGAAGAGATGGGCGCTGGCAGAAAAATCCTGGGCCAGCCCGGCGAAGAGCGAGGTAGAAGGAAAGAGCGTGTCGCCCAGCGCGGCAATCGCGCCGCTCACGCCGAGCGCCAGCATCGAGAGCACGCCAACCGCCAACGGCAAAACGGCAGTGTCGCTGAATTCCACCGGTTTGCCGCCCGAGGCCCACCAGGCCGTGAGAGTGATGGCGGCCAATAGCATGAAGGTGTTGACGAGATGCAGTGAAATGGAAATGGCGCGAGCAGCCGAGTCGTCATTTGCCACCAGACCGAAGAGCACCAATCCGGCGCCAAGCAGGGCTTCGACGATGATCAGCGCCAGCGAGGCCCCCGCCCCTTTTCGGACAATGTGCTTTTTGGGATAAGCCCGAAACGCCCAGACCGTCAGACCGACGACTGCGGCCAGGGCCAGCCCGCTTGAGAGGCGGTGCGAGAACTCGATCAGGGTTTTGGTGGTAGGCGCAAGCGGAATGATGACGCCGTTGCAGGTGGGCCAATGGCCGCCGCACCCGGCCCCCGAGCCGGTGGCCCGCACGTAAGCGCCCCACAAGATGACGGCGACGTTATAGGCCAGCACGCCCCAAGCATAGTTGGCAAAGCGGTTTAACTTCATGTCCTGCTCTTACTCCTTCCGAAGGTACGCATTGGTTCAATCGTTTTACCACGAAGGCGCGATGACTCGAAGTAACACAAAGAAAATACAGTGATAGAATTTTACCGTATGCCAGACTTTCGGATCGTGATCCTTATTTCAGCCGACGTGGAGTGGCAAGCCGTCTCCAAATGTTTCGCCGACGCCAAGCGGGAGGTCTCGCCGTTTGGCGAATGGTTCAGCGTTGAACTGCCAGTCGGCGGCCAGACCGAGCGAGTCATCTTCTTTCACGGCGGCTGGGGCAAGATCGCGGCGGCGGCTTCGACTCAGTATGTGATTGATCGCTGGAGGCCCGAAGTGGTGATCAATCTTGGCACATGCGGCGGCTTTGCGGGTGAAGTGGAAGCGGGCGCGATCCTGCTGGTGGAACGGACGGTCGTTTACGACATCATTGATCAGATGGGCGACCCTGCCGAAGCAATTGCCTTTTACGCCAGCGACCTTGATCTGTCGTGGTTGCGCGAGCCGTTTCCCATGCCGGTTCGCCGCGTCCCAATTGTGTCCGCAGACCGGGACTTGATCGCCGCCGAGATTCCGCGCCTCAAAGCCGAGTATGGTGCCATTGCCGGAGATTGGGAGTCGGGGGCGATTGCGTTCGTGGCAAAGCGCAACGGCGTTCACTGTTTGATTCTGCGCGGCGTGACGGATTTGGTGAGCGAGCAGAGCGGCGAGGCTTACGGCAACTTTGGGCTGTTTGCCGAGCGCGCGGAAGCGATGATGCGGCGGTTGGTTGAGGGGTTGGCAGGGTGGGTTAAGCGGGCGCAGTTTTGAGGCAACGGATTTGGCAAATTCGACGGATCACAATCCGTTCTATTCGTCAAATCCGTTGTCCCCCGGTTGTCATCCTCCCCATCCTTTGCTATACTGCGGTTACATCACAACCGGAGCCTCTCCCGTGCGCCATTTTCTTGCCATCGCCGACCTCAGCAAAACCGAAATCGAAAACCTGCTTGACCTTACGCTCAAGCTGAAGAAGGAACGCGCCAAAGGCGGCAACAAGCCAGTGCTGGCCGGCAAGACGCTGGGCATGGTCTTTCAAAAGCCCTCGCTCCGCACTCGCGTCTCGTTTGAAATGGCAATGCACCACCTCGGCGGTCAGGCCATGTACCTCTCGCCGGCCGAGATCGGCCTGGGCCAGCGCGAGTCGGTGCCCGACGTGGCCCGGGTGCTGGCCGGTTACGTGGACGCTATCATGGCCCGCGTCTTCGATCACCAGCACATTTTGACTCTGGCCGAGTATTCCAAAGTCCCGGTGATCAACGGCCTCTCGGATCACAACCACCCCTGCCAGGCGCTGGCCGACGTGCTGACCATTCTCGAACACAAGAAGCGACTCGACGGGTTGACCGTCGCCTACGTGGGCGACGGCAACAACGTCGCCGCCTCGCTGGCTCACGCCTGCGCCAGGCTCGGCATGAATTTCCGCATTGCCACCCCGGCAGATTACGAACTGTCAACCCCGGCGGCCATCAAAGCGCGCGAATTTGCAACCCAGAGCGGAAGCCAGATTTTTGAGACGGTTGACCCTTACGAAGCCGCGCGCGACGCCGACGTGATCTACACCGACACCTGGACGAGCATGGGCCAGGAAGCCGAGACCGAAAAGCGCAAAGCCGTCTTCCCGCCTTACCAGGTGAATGCCGCCCTGTTGAGCAAAGCCAAACCGGATGCCATCGTCATGCACTGCCTGCCGGCGCACCGCGGCCAGGAAATCACCGACGAGGTGGCCGACGGCCCCAACAGCGTCATCTTCCCGCAAGCCGAAAATCGGATGCACGCGCAGAAAGCCATTCTGGTTACGTTGCTCGGCGAGCAAGGCAAAAAGCCAAAGGCTACACTCAAGAAAGCGGTCAAACCGCGCAAGGCGGCCAAACCGAAGAAGTCGGCAAAGAAGAAATAATCACCGCTCACTGTTTACTGTTCACTCATCACTTAATTTATGGCCGGTCGTCGCGATATCTTTGAGAAAGCAGTCAACGAAGGCAACTCCGCCGCCTGGGATCAGCAGTGGGAGCAGGCCGTTGCCGCCTACCGCGCCGCGCTGGGAGAATTCCCCGACGACACGGGCGTGCTCTCCAACCTGGGCCTGGCCCTGCTGGCCATGAACAAGCCGGACGAGGCGCTGATCGTTTACCAGCACACGGCGCGCCTCAGCCCCGGCGACTCGGTCGCTATTGAGAAGTCGGCGGAGATTTTGGAACAGCTTGGCCGGGCCAGCGAAGCGGCCCTGGCATACCTGGCTGTGGCCGAGATTCACGCCGCCCGTCGCGACGCAGTGAAGGCCATTGAGAACTGGAGCCGGGCCGCCGAGATGGCCCCCGATAACCTGCAAGCGCATTTGCGGCTGGCTACGGCTTACGACCGCACCAACCGCCCGGCTGAAGCCATTGCCGAGTACCTCACCGTTGCCCGGCTGGTGCAACAACAGGGTGACGGACAAAAAGCGCTGCAGGCCGCGCAACGCGCCGTGCAAATTGACCCGCGCAACAACGAAGCCATGCAGGCCGTGGAAATGATTCAGCGCGGGGTGGCCCTGCCCGCGCCGCAACGCAAACGCGGCGGCACCGGCCCGCTTCGCAAACGCCCCTTCGCCGACTTTGCCAAAGAGGCGGCTACGTCGGGCGAGGCGCACAAGCCGGAGAAGAAGTCGAACCCGATGGTCGCCGCGCGTGACGCGGCTATGAGCAAGCTGGCCTCTCTGCTATTCGACATTGGCGACGACGAATCTGAGACAACCCGGCAGGGACAGGGCGGTCTCTTCAAAAAAGCCATCACCGATCCGTTCAAGAACGCGCGCGACAACAAAGCCCAAATCATCACTTACGTCACTCAAGCTATTGACGTGCAAACCAAAGGCGACCTCAACGCGGCGGCGGCTTTTTACGAAAAGGCGCTTCGGGCCGGCATGGAACATGGCGCTCTCAATTACACTTTAGCCGCCGCCTACTTTGATCTCGAACGCTACACCGACGCCATCAAGCAGTTTCAACCGGCCACCAATCATCTTGAGTACGCCGCCGGGGCGCACTTTGGCCTCGGCCTGTGTTATGGCCGCGACGGCGAAATGGCGGACGCAGTCAGTCACCTGCTCGACTGCTTGCGGCTGGTAGACATGGGAACTGTCCAGCCCCGCCAGGCCGACAGCCTGAGCGGGCTGTACGAAAACTTCCAGGAAAGCCTGGAACGCAGTAACCAGTCGGAAGAAGAATTGACGAAGATCGGCGAAAACCTGATCGCTTTCCTCTCCGGCCCCGACTGGCAGAACCGGGTGGGACAGGCCCGCCAGCGGTTGAACTCGCAACAAGACGCGGACGCAGGCATGCTTGCGCCGCTGGCCGAGATGCTCTACATCCCCGGCGCTGAGCACGTGATGGAAGTGATGAACGCCATTGAGAAGTATATGTCCAGGAAATGGCTGGACACGGCCATGAACGAGGCCCACCGGGGCGTGGAACTCTCGCCCACTTACCTGCCCATCCATCTCAAGATCGCCGAAATTCTGGTGGCCCAGAATAAAACCGAAGCCGCCATTGCCAAGTACAACGTCATCGCCGAACTCTACCGCGTGCGCGGCGAGTCGCTCCGCGCCGGAAAAATGTATGAGCAGATGGTGCGTCTGGCCCCAATGGATCTCGACATTCGCGCCAAACTGATTGACTTGCTCATGGCTCAGGGCCGCATCGAAGACGCCGTGCGCCAGCACCTGGATATGGCCGTGGCCCACCAGGACCTGGCCGACCTGGAAAAGGCCCGCCAGACTTACGCCGAAGCCCTGCGGCTGGCGCAAAGCCCCGGCGTCGATCGTTCGCTGGCTTCACAAGCCCTGCATTGCATGGGCGACATTGATATTCAGCGCCTCGACTGGCGGCAAGCCCTGCGAACCTACGAGCAGATCAAAGTCGCGGATCCAAACGACAGCCAGGCCCGCGCCACCCTGATCGATCTTCACTTCCGGCTCGGCCAGGCCCGGCAGGCGCTGGTGGAAACCGACGACTGGATCAAGCAACTAATCGCCTCTGGCAACATCGCCGGAGCCGCCGCCTTCATCGAAAGCCTGGTGGACAGCCGGACCGACGATATTGGCTTGCGCTCGCGCCTGGTGCGGCTCTACCAGCAAACGGGCCGCAAAGCCGACGCTATTGCCCAACTCGAGACCATCGGCGACTTGCAAATACAAGCCGGGCGCAAGGCTGACGCCGCCCAGACCATTCAAGCCATCCTGGCCCTGGGGCCAGACGACCCGGCAAGCTACCAACAACTGCTGGCTGAACTGCAAGCATCAGGCTAAATGACGAAAGACGTTTAGTCGTTCGTCATCCGTCAAATGTCTTGACCGAATTTCTCACCGAACTCGCCTTCATCTTCCAACGACTCGACTGGCTCGGCGTCGTTGATATTCTGCTAGTTACCGTCGTCTTCTTTAGCATATTTGTGGTGATGCGCGGCACGCAGGCTGTCGTGCTCCTGCGCGGCGTGATTCTGCTGGTGGTGGCCGTCGCCCTGCTGGGCGGCTTCTTTCGCCTGCGCGCCTTCACCTGGTTACTGCGCAGCACCCTGCCCGCCCTGCTCCTGGCCATCCCCGTCATCTTCCAGCCGGAAATCCGGCGCGCCCTGGAACGGCTGGGCCGGGCCAGCGTCTTCCTGAACTTCGGCGAAAAAGAAACGCACGGCCAGCCCGTCATCGAAGCCATTTGCACCACCTGCCAGCGCCTCTCCGAAAAACGCTACGGCGCCCTCATCGTCATCGAACGCGAAGTGGGCTTGCGCGAATATATTGACACCGGCGTCAAGATGGACGCCGTTGTGTCCTCCGAATTGCTGGTGCAAATCTTCTTCAAAGACACACCCTTGCACGACGGCGCGGTGATTTTGCAAAACGGGCGCATCGTCAGCGCCGCCTGCGTCCTGCCGCTTTCAACCGAAACCAACCTGACGCAACAGCAATTCGGCCTGCGCCATCGCGCCGCCCTCGGCATCAGCGAAGTGTCGGATGCTGTGGCCGTCATCGTCTCCGAGCAGACCGGCACCATTTCGGTGACTCACAATGGTAAAATGATCAGGCGATTGGATGCCGCCCGCCTGCAAAACATTCTGACCGCCTTCCATCGTCCCCAGAGCCAGAGCGTCTGGCGCTGGTTGAGACGGGCTGAGTCTCAAAAAGAGTCGGCCAAAAAATCCTCCGAAGCAGGATAGCGGGCAGACACGAAGTGTCTCTTTAAGACATTTCGTGCCTGCCTGGAAAGTATAGGCAAAAGGGGCGACCGGTGGGTCGCCCTTTCTTTTGAAACGACATGCTCCGCTGGTTAATTCGCAACATCCCAACTTTTATCTTGTCGTTGGCCCTGGCCTTCACGATCTGGATCGTGGCCCTCAATGAGGAAGACCCGTTTGAAGAAAAAGTTTTCCCGGAACCGCTGGCCGTCACCGTGACCAACCTGCCGGAGAATATGGTGCTGGTTGGCAACCCGCTCCCGACGATTGATGTCAGCATTCGCGCCCCGCAATCGGTGTGGGCCGCCCTCACGCCCGATCAACTCAGCGTCACCCTGGATCTCGGCGAAGCCCAAAGCGGCACGTTCGTCCTGCCGCTAAACGCCGTGATAATAGATGAGCGCAATGCCCGCATCACCGCCCTCACCCCGGCCCAGGTGCAAGTCTCCATCGAGAATGTCGTCAACCGGTCGGTGCCGGTGCGGCTCGAAGTTAGCGGGCAACCCGCTACCGGCTACCAGGCCGATGAGGGCGTGGCCGCGCCCGCTCAAGGCTCGATCTCCGGCCCGGCCTCGCTAGCCGACTCGGTGAGCGAACTGGTGGCTCGCGTGGATTTGGACAACACCAAAGAGTCAATTGCCGGCGTCGCCCCGCTCGCGCCGCAGAACGCCTCCGGCCAGGTTGTGTCCGGGGTGACGGTCAACCCGGCCACGGCCACAGTCAGCGTGCCAATCAAACAACTCGGCGGCTTCCGTGACGTGGCGGTGAAAGCGGTGGTGGTGGGGCAGGTGTCCAGCGGCTACCGCCTCACCAACTACGTCGTCTCTCCGCTCGTAGTCACCGTCTTCTCGTCCGACCCAGCCCTGGTAGCGAACATGCCGGGCTTTGTGGAAACCGAGCCGCTCGACATCAGCGACGCCAATGACGACAAGGAAGCCCGTCTCAGCCTCAGGCTCCCCGAAGGCGTGTCGTTGGTCAGCCCGCAGACGACGGTGTTGGTGCAGGCAAGCATTGACCCCATTGTAACCAGCACCACTATCGAACGTGAGCTTGAAATTCAAGGCCTGGGGCAGGGCTTGAGCGCCGCCGTCCCGCCAACAACCGTAGTCGTGATCCTTACCGGCCCGGTATCCACTCTCGACGCCCTGACACCCGAAGAGGTGCACGTGGTGGTCAACCTGCTCAACTTGCCGCCCGGCGTGCATCAAGTGTCGCCCGAAGTCGTGGACTTGCCTGAGCGCGTCACCGCGAAAACCATCTCGCCCGCCACCATCGAAGTGCTAATCACCAGCCCCGGCACGCCGACTCAGACTCCAACGCACGCGCCGATCCCAACCAACACTCGCCCGCCGACATTGGCCCCTACCCGGACTCCGGCCCCAACCTTGACTCCGACCGAGACCGCCACTGCGACGCCTTCCTAAACCTTATGCGAAAACCTCTCGTTGCCCTTGTGGGCCGGCCCAACGTGGGCAAATCAACTCTCTTCAATCGCCTCATCGGCGAACGCCTGGCAGTGGTAGACGACACGCCCGGCACCACCCGCGACCGCCAATTTGCCGAAGCCGAATGGAACGGCCTGCGCTTTGACGTGGTGGACACCGGCGGCATCGAGGTGCTGGGCCGCGACCCGTCGGCCAAACCGCTCTCGGTAGACTCGGCGGACTTCATCCCTCAGATTCGCGAGCAGGCTATACTCGCCATCACCGAAGCCGATGTCGTCGTTTTTGTGAACGACATTCTCACCGGGGTCACCGCCGCCGACTTGGAAGTGGCCGCGATCTTGCGCCGTCACCAGAAGAACGTGAACGGCGTTCCGCGCCCGCCCATCATTCTGGCCGTCAACAAGGCCGACAACGTCAAGCGGCTCGATGAGGTTTACAACTTCTACGAGCTGGGCATGGGCGAGCCGATTGGCATCTCGGGGTTGAACGGGTTGAACACCGGCGACCTGCTCGACGAGATCGTGGCGGCCCTGCCGAAGCCGGAAGCGGTTGAAGAGGACGACTCGGTGAAGATCGCCATCGTCGGTCGCCCCAACGTCGGCAAGAGTAGCCTGCTTAACAAACTGCTCGGCGAAGAGCGCGTCATCGTCTCTCCGATTCCGGGCACGACGCGAGACGCCATTGATACCCGGCTGGAGTTGGAAGGGGTGGCCGTCACCCTGATTGACACCGCCGGGATTCGGCGGCGTGGCCGCATTGAGGTGGGCGTAGAGAAATACAGCGTTCTGCGAACCTACAAGGCGCTCGACCGGGCCGACGTGGCCCTGTTGTTGCTGGATGCGCAGGAAGGCATCGCGGCTCAAGACGCGCATATCGCCGGCATGGTGCTGGAAAAAAACCGGAGCGTGGTCGTCGTCGTCAACAAGTGGGACGCGATTGAGAAAGACACTCACACCATGAACGCCTTTAGCGAAAAGGTGCGCGACCAATTGCACTTTTTGGATTACGTGCCCGTGCTCTTCATCTCGGCCAAGACCGGCCAGCGCGTTGAGCAAGTTTTGCCGACGGCCCTAAGTGTCCAAGAAGAGCGCCTGGTCCGCATTCCGACTTCGGAACTCAATCGCATCGTGCGCGACGCAGTGAGCAAGCACGCCGCGCCCTCCCGCACAGGCCGCCGCCTGAAGATTTACTACGCCACCCAGGTGGACACCGACCCGCCGACATTTTTGTTCCACGTCAACGATCCCAAACTGGTTCACTTTACTTACCGCCGCTTCCTGGAGAATCAGATTCGGGAAACGTATGGCTTTCTCGGCACGCCGCTCAGGCTGAGCTTCCGGGCCAGCGGCGAATCGGAGATATAATCTCCCCTATCTTGTGGAGCGATTTGACAAATCGCTCTACGTTCAGGAGCTTTTCAGCAGGCGATTTGACAAATCGCCCTACATTCAGGAGCTTTTCAGCAGTGGAAATTCCAGAAACACCGGCGCAAGAGGCGCAACCACAGGAAACACATACTACGAGCGTCGGCCACCGGGCCAAGTCGCTCTTGCGCGAAATCATCGAGACGATCCTGCTCACAGTCGTCATCTTCGTCACCGTCAATGCCATCACCGGTCGCTTCAAAATTTTCGGCGGCAGTATGGATGACACTTTCAGGAGCGGGCAGTACATCATCGTCAACCGGCTCGCTTACAAGTTTGGCGCGCCCGAACGCGGCGATGTCATCGTCTTTGTGCCGCCGGGCACGCCGGCCAGCACGCCCGTTGAGCGCATTCTGGGCCTGCCCGGCGAGACCGATTACATCAAACGCATCGTGGGCGTGCCGGGCGACACGGTTGCCATCCTCGGCGGCCAGTTGAGCATCAACAACCAGGTTTACGAAGAGCCTTATATCAAGGAACCGATGCGGTCGTTCGGCGATCAGGTTTGGGTGCTGGGGCCGGACGAATACTTTGCCCTGGGCGACAATCGCAACGCTTCCAAAGATTCGCGTGATCCCAGCGTGGGACCGATCAGCGCCGAAAGCATCGTGGGCCGGGTGTGGGCCGTCTACTGGCCGTTTTCCGACTGGCGGCTGGTGGTGCATTATCGGTACAAGTGAGTGAAACCGCAGCTTACACTGATTTCACCGATTGTTTTTTGCAAATCCGTGAAATCAGTGGTTCCAAATTCAATGACATTGCCTCTGGACTCTGAACTTCGCGCGATTGTCGAACGGGTTGTGCGGCGGACGTTAGGGGAGTTGTCCCCATCTCTAACCCCTTCCCCCTCCCTTGCTGGTGTTCTCCCAGCGGGGGAGGGCCGGGGTGGGGGCCAAAGCGTAGCCATCGCCGCCGACCACGGCGGCTACCCCCTCAAAGAAACGCTCAAGGCGCATCTGGCCTCGCTCGGCTACAACGTCATTGATTGCGGCACGAACTCGACCGAGGCGGTGGACTACCCTGATTTTGCTTATGCCGTCGCCCGGCTGGTGAGCGAGGGCAAGGCCTGGCGGGGCATCGTGGTGGACGGGGCGGGCATTGGCAGTGCGATGGCGGCCAACAAAGTGCCGGGCGCGCGGGCCGCGTTGTGTTACGATCACGCCACCGCCGTCAACAGCCGCGAGCACAACGACGCCAACGTGCTGACGCTGGGCGCGGGCCTCATCGGCCCCAACTTAGCCAAGCAGATTGCCGAGACATGGCTGAAGACCGAGTTTGGCGGCGGGCGGCATGCCAAGCGGGTGGATAAGATTGTGGAGATCGAGCGGCGATTTTTGAAAGGGTGATAACGATGATCTCAAATCGCATTGCACCTCAATCCGTGAAACAAGACGACGAGCGCTGGACTTACGAGCGCTACTTGCGCGAGACCGCAGAAGGTGAATATTTCGCAGTCATTGGAGGGCAACAGCTTATGGCTCCCAGCCCCAATCGTTTGCATCAAGTTGTGCTGATCAATCTAGCCAGCCGTCTCAAAGAATTTGCCAGGCAAAATCAACTCGGCATAGTGATGATTGCGCCATTCGACGTGTATTTTTCGGAAGATGAATTTGTCCAGCCCGACATACTCCTGGTGCTCAAAGAACACGCCGAACGCCTGACTGACAACGGGGTCATGGGCGCGCCCGATCTCGTCGTAGAAATCGTCTCGCCGGGAAGCGTTCGCGCTGATCGGGTGACAAAACGCCTTTTGTATGCCAGGCACGGCGTGCCGGAATATTGGGTGATCAGCCCGACAGAATATGCAATTGAAGTCCTGTCGCTGAAAGAGGGGCAATATGAGTCGGTTGGACTCTATGAAAACGAAGAACTGCTCGCCTCGCCTTCGCTGTCGGGATTTTCGATCAAAGTTAATACGCTCTTCGAGGAATAGGTTAGCCCGGATATGACAATTGACTCCCACGCTGTCGAGCGCATTGTCGAGAGTGTTACCCGCCAGGTGCTTCTGCGAATGGCGGACGAACAGCGCGCGGCCCAGACCGGCCAGCAACTTTGCGGGCGCGAGTGCGAGAACGGCCTGTGTGTGCAAGTGTGCGTAGAGCGCGTGCAGTCAGTGCTCGCCGCCGGAGCCGACCGGCTGAGCGCCGGAGTCGGCGCTCTCCCGGCAGACCAGGCCATTGCGGCCATGATCGATCATACCCTGCTCAAGCCCGAAGCCACGCCCGATCAGATCGCCCAACTCTGCTATGAAGCCCGCAAGCACAACTTCGCCAGCGTGTGCGTCAACCCGACTCATGTGAAGCTGT includes the following:
- a CDS encoding Uma2 family endonuclease, with product MISNRIAPQSVKQDDERWTYERYLRETAEGEYFAVIGGQQLMAPSPNRLHQVVLINLASRLKEFARQNQLGIVMIAPFDVYFSEDEFVQPDILLVLKEHAERLTDNGVMGAPDLVVEIVSPGSVRADRVTKRLLYARHGVPEYWVISPTEYAIEVLSLKEGQYESVGLYENEELLASPSLSGFSIKVNTLFEE